The following is a genomic window from Corallococcus soli.
GGCCAACGTCTTCAGCGACTCATTCAATGACTTCGGCAGGAGCACCGAGGCATTGGCGCCATGGAAGCGCTGCACCGCCGGACGCGAACGGTCCGTCGGCAGCTCCAGCGCATGCGGGGCGCCTTCCAACTGCTGACGCCACCAGCCGAGCTGCGCCTCCAGCACCTCGTCCTTCAGCCAGCCGCGCTGCCAGGCTGCGTAGTCCGCGTACTGCACCGTCAGCTCCGGCAGCGGCGACGGGCGGCCCGCTGCATACGCGCCGTAGAGCGCGGACACTTCGCGCACGAGCACGTCCATCGACCAGCCGTCAGACACGATGTGGTGCATCACCAGCACCAGTGCGTGATCCGTCTCCGTCAACCGCACCAACGTCGCGCGGAAGAGCGGCCCCTGGCTCAGATCGAACGGACGCAGCGCGTCCGTGCTCACCTGCTTCCGCAACTCCAGCTCACGCTGTGCTTCGGGCAGGCCCTCCAGTGCCTTGAAGGCCCAGGCCACTTCCTGCGACGGAGCGACGACCTGGAAGGGCTGGCCGTCATGCACCTGGAACGTCGTGCGCAGGGACTCGTGACGCCGCACCAGTTCCTGGAAGGTGCGACGCAGGGCTTCCACGTCCACGGTGCCGGTCAGCCGCACCGCCATGGGGAGGTTGTACGACGCGCCTCCCGGCTGGAGTTGATCGAGCAACCACAGGCGCTGCTGAGCGAAGGACAGCGGCTCACGGCCCGTCCTCGGCTGGGCCTCCAGCCGCGGGGCCGTCAGTGCGAGCCCCGCGCTTCGGGCCGTCTCCACCTTGAGGGCCAGCTCCTCGACCGTGGGGGCTTCGAAGAGGGCTCGCAGCGGCAGCTCGACGTTGAAGGCCGTGCGGATGCGCGACACCGCTTGCGTCGCCAGCAGCGAGTGGCCTCCCAGTTCGAAGAAGCTGTCCTGGATGCCCACCTGCTTCACACCCAATACCTGGGCCCAGAGGTTCGTCAGCGCCTCCTCGGTCTTCGTGCGAGGGGCCACGTACTTCTGCGTGCGCTCCGCGCCTGCCTCCG
Proteins encoded in this region:
- a CDS encoding condensation domain-containing protein, whose product is VPGELYLGGEGLARGYLGQPGLTAERFVPDGFSEKPGARLYRTGDKVRWGRDGALEYLGRMDFQVKVRGFRIELGEVESALGEQPQVRDVVVVVREDAPGDKRLVAYVVAQSGQTADAATLRGALKGRLPEYMVPSAFVVLEALPLNANGKVDRKALPKPEAGAERTQKYVAPRTKTEEALTNLWAQVLGVKQVGIQDSFFELGGHSLLATQAVSRIRTAFNVELPLRALFEAPTVEELALKVETARSAGLALTAPRLEAQPRTGREPLSFAQQRLWLLDQLQPGGASYNLPMAVRLTGTVDVEALRRTFQELVRRHESLRTTFQVHDGQPFQVVAPSQEVAWAFKALEGLPEAQRELELRKQVSTDALRPFDLSQGPLFRATLVRLTETDHALVLVMHHIVSDGWSMDVLVREVSALYGAYAAGRPSPLPELTVQYADYAAWQRGWLKDEVLEAQLGWWRQQLEGAPHALELPTDRSRPAVQRFHGANASVLLPKSLNESLKTLA